CTTCCTCGTGTGATCATCTCCGCATCAAGAGCCTCAAAGATCCTAGTTAGAAATATTTCTCGCCAGGGAGCTCAATACCTATCCTCGTCCCTCTGAACATCGCCTCTTCAAAGCAAGCCCGGGCTAGCTTGGCGATCTGTTCGTTTCCACAATGATGAAAGTGTTTGTAGCGTCTCCTCCAGAACACCCATCTGGGAATGCTGAAGCCGCTGCACGGAAACTCGGATTTGGGGACAAGGTCTCCCGGTGCAGTTGAAGCTTGGACGCTATCACCCGTAGACGGAGGAGGGTAGTCATGGTTTGTCGCTGTGAACATCGCAAGCTTGAAGCTGTTGTACTTCAACCACGCATGACATGCGGGCAGAAGCTCAACAACGGGGACACAAGCATTGGTTGCATTCCCCTCTCCCTCGACCCGGATCAAGGGCCTCTCCGTTTCAAATGTCTCCTTGAACAACCACAGTGCACAACAACTAAGCTCAGAAGGATAAACTCCAACAGCACACAGTCTAGCCGTAAGCGCTGCCAGACCCTCCCGCTGCGCTGCCGTATATCCCATGGACTCCTTCATCCAAGCATCCTGAAACTCCTGAACAAGGTAAGGGATATCAACCCACAAACGCTGTCCATTGGGCAAGATCACCTGTTCCGGCTCCTCATCGGCAGAGGCGCCTTTTTTCTTGCGCGTGACGGTCCCCCACTCTCGAACCTCTAGGATCAATGTAATAAGTCGGTCATGTTCAGCGCTGTCAGCAGGGTGTCTTTTTGCTACGTGGATGAGCTCGTCCCATAGGTCGTGCAATCCCTCTTCAACAAATGGAAGGTCCCAATTATGCTCAATGTATTCCTGAGTGAAGTTGAGTATTCTCCACTTGAAGTCTTGCCAGGTTTCCTGGGGACCCGCGGGGTCGTATGCGAACTCCTGGCGTTTTTGTTCTCGGGTGAGAACTCGTACCCTGCAGCTTCCACTGGGGCAATCGGCCATATTGTGAAATTGTATCGTGATGGCGCAGATGAAAGGGATAAGATCGTAAGGCTGGGAAGAGGGATGGTGACAGTAGTGAGGTCAGTGATTGTCACTGGAGGacgtaaaagaaaatacaagcTGGATGCCTAACCCTGTACACTTTCTAGTAACCAATTATAGGCAATTTAGTGTATTACATGTGAGGGACTTTCCCGTTCTCATTCTGAATGGAGGTTAGTACGTATAAAGGCACTGTTTTGTGCAAGGCATTGGGATATACATTCTTTCTTTAGCGTGCGGGGGTGAGAAAGATGACAAATTATACTCAGTACATATTGATAGACTGTCTAACAATTTCAGGTTTGAAAGATAAATCTTTTGACTCAAACTCTAGGGTTACGATAGAACGGACATCCAACGTGCTGGTGTTATAGTGATAATACCTTTATTAAAACGGGTTGGCTGGTGCGACTCGATCACCACTTTCTACCCCTTATCCTATCCTATCTTATTCTTAATTTGTGGCAGGCCCAGTCCTGGTAACCATCACAAGAGAAACTAATAGAGTGGAATATTTCAGAAGAGTGAAACAGACTAATTGCTTTCAgttatcctcttctccgATCAGTTAAATGATATGTTGGGATGCTACATACAGAACGCTCATGCGCCAGCCCCATTCATAATACTACCCCGAAGACAGGAAGATGCCACTGGATGCAATATCGTTGCACCGACATTGTGAATTGAATATAACCTCACAGCCATGCATACGTACGGTCACAGTGTTGGTGTAAAAACGCATTCAATTCTCATCTAATGGGGTATAAATATGATGAACACGCCCTCCAAAATCTTACATCCTCTTTAAACTGAAACCTCGAAGCTCTTATTCTTTGATCTATCTGACTAAATCATAAATTTCTTGAGTCTCCCAGACTAAACACCATCCTCTCACCCCCAAGTATGAAGCTCATCCCGAACATTATCCTCTTTGCCGCCCTGGTTGGGACCCTTCTTGCCACTGCCATCCCGGAACCCAACGAAGCTGTGCAAAACGTCAATGAAGATTCGGAATATATTGGAGGGACCGTTAGAAAGGTGAGAGAGAATAAGCATAGACGGCTTCCACTCTATGAACTAACAAGGATGTCCACTCAGCCATGTTCAGGCACATGCAGTGTGAATGAGTGCCACTGTACTTTCCCTGTTGGACCCTGCTATTGTCACGATAAGGACATTGGAAAGTCGTGTACTTGCCTTTAGTAGCATCTGTCTGGTTGTTCATAATTCGCGATGTCACCTGTCCACAAGCTGAGGGTTGAGAGAAGAGGGACATGCGTGGTTTGTTCGTTGTATGTCATTGAGTTTGTGTGATTTGCCTACCAAGCTGATATTGGACACTCAATGCAATGTTTTTTATCTTCACTGTAAGTGTCAAAAATTGGGCTTTCTAGAGTACCATGATAAGGACTGCATAAACTGAGCGATGCAATTTATGAATGATATTCTCTCTGGAATCAACCAGTAGCACATAACTTTTGCTAGTGCTTATAGTCTGCACCTACATACACAGAATGAGTCACCTGACCCCATGACCACGGATTGGAATCACACAAATGAATGTTTCTTCCCCACTCGAGCCTCCTACACTAGAGCCTCTCGTGTCTCAGCAAAGTCGCACCAAGACTCCTATGACCGGAGTGGTGCAGCCGGTAATTGAGCCCCGGTAGCCTCCGCACGACCTTGAAGCTCAATCTCATTGATGGCTAAgaggtcttcttcctcccaacCCTCACGCTCGTCCTTGACTAGTCTTACAAAGCAAACATCTAGGATCAACGCCACCGCACTGATCGTAACACCGAAATACAGCGCCGCCCGATATCCCGTGATCTGGTTGTGGAAACGACGAGCGACTTGGACCTCAATGGTCGATGCAAACCCGAGACCCAAACTGTTACCGTACAGATTCAGCGTTCCAATAATAGAACCAGCGATACCCTGCTGGTGTCTTCGGACGGAATTACTCGCAATAATCTGCCCCGCTGTGTAGACAAAGTCAGGACAGAACGAGAAAAGAACTACAGATGGAAAGATCTGGGCCCAGTATGATTGCTGCAGAGGAACGGTGGCCATCAGGGCATTGGAAACTAGAATTGTGACTGTGCCAATGGCCAGGATCCACTGCGCCGCGAGACGAGGGATTAGCCAGGCAGCAAGGGATGCTGCGGCCGTTGCACAGACGACAAAAGGGGTCCACCCGACAGCGAAATGCAGAGGCGACCAATGCCACACTTCCTGTAACCAGAGCACCTGGTACCAGATTAGTGTACCCACTGCCATATAATTCAGGAGGATGACTAGCAGCAGGGTCAGGAAGGATGGCGCCTTGAAGATCTCGAGTGGCATGATTGGTTGCGCAGCGAATCTTTTTTCCCACACTAGAAAACTAACGAAGAGTATCAATGATATTGGAAGGAGGGCGATTTCATAAGGGGTTGACCACCCCACACTGGGTGCCTGGCTGTGAGAGTAAATCAGCTCGCCATCCGCATCTTGCCTTGCTCGGGGTTCGCCTACTTCCACACAAAGTTAAAGAGGATCAAGGAACTGGTGCCTAAAGCGGAGCCGATCCAATCTATCTTTCCGGAGCGGTCGACCGGCGGTTCGTATGGAGCTAGAGCCCATAGAGCGACGAAGGTCACCGCGCTGAGACAAGCTCTATGACCTGTGAGCATCAAGATTTTCCTATCTCCGTTGTGCAACGTACATGAACACGAAGAACCACTTCCAATCCGTATTTTCTAGGAAGGCGCCCAAGAGTATCGCCCCACAGTAGCCTCCCAATGGTGCCGATGCTGCAAAGAAACCCAAGCTCAAATTTCGGAGGCGACCCGGTGGGTTCgtggaggatatcattgCTACAGCGTTTGGCATAATGAAAGcacctccaacaccagcaagGGCACGCATTGTGACAAACGCAAAGAAATTGTTGCAGAAGGCACCAACCAGAACGCAAAGACTAAGCCATGCTCCGCCGATCAGGAGCAATTTCCGGTGTCCAAAAACATCTCCCAAGCGACCGCTCATCAAAACAAAGGTTCCTTGTGTGAGTCTATACGCGATCAGCCCCTACTTTCTTCGGTGAAGCAGGATGGGGCTCACGCATAGCTGGCTCCAATCCAGGAAGCATATGTTCCCTCAACACCCATTGCACTAGTTAATGTGCTGCCACCAGCTATTCCAGCAAAGTTCACTGTCATCTGGTGCCGTTAACTCTATTCCATCTCTACCAGGGTTGGATTAGGACGTACCTGGACGAGGTTCGCCAGAATGAGTAGCACAGTGACTGTTAACCTTCGGGCCTGCGTGGTACCATGTGAAGGCACACGCTCGAAAACTGGCTGGCCAGTTTCTGGCGGCTGGTTGCCATTGAGTGTAATCTGCCGACTCTCTGCCTGTTGTCCAGGACCTTCAGAATAGGAACTGGGCGGGGAGGCGAGGGCGGGCGCAGAAACCCGTTTTTCCGGCTGGATCTCGCAATGAAGAGCTTGTATCAGCGACATGGCGGCTCGTCAAGATCCTACTGTAAACCGACTATTGCAGCAAGGGGCTTCATAAGCAGCAGGACATAGAAGTGAATGTCTGGTATCGTGGCTATACCACTGGCGTTCAAATACCAGGGATCTCCGCAGGCAAAAGAGGAGCTGGcggaaaacaaggaaatggaCTTCCGATCAACGGTCTCGGCGACTCGTCATTCAATTCCACgtctctttccctctccacgGTCCACAGAGCGCCGATTGGCTTTCATGGGTAACGGCTATTTCTTATAAATCCGAGTCGAATCCGATTGATCCATTAATTCCGCCATGATAGTGGATGACTCACCGCTGCTCTTGGCCTTTATAACGCACAATATCACTACTCACCAACCTATCCGAAAAGTACTAATTGCTTCCAGATCACCAATTGAAATCTAGCGAGTATAGGCTCTGTTTCAAAGATTGAGTATGGCGGGATTGACGAGTGTGTTAAATTATGTCTTAATTGAACATCTTCAGCATAGATGCAGGCCTAGATCAACGGACGATTTGCCCAGCGGTACATCACAACATGCACAGCAACTCACATTAAATACAGTTAAGAGCCAGGTTTGTTGCTGGCTTCTGCACCACAATCTCCATTCCTGGTCGAATCTCACCTCCTTTCTCGACAACACTCATGACACCAGCCATGTATCCGATCACTACGCCGCGACTATCCTTCACCAAGAAGCGGTCCTTCAGTCCCTTCTTCATAGCGTCAAGCTGGGGACCGGGGTTGCGCAAGCCAGTCAGTCTGAGGGTTGGTGCGTCTTGGCTGGATGCCTTTCCGTCCACGAACAGCAACCTTGTGTCCTTGGGCAATGAGAGCAGATCAATGCCCTGGGTGGTAATGTTCTCTCCTAACTGTCCTGGTTTGAGGACG
This window of the Aspergillus oryzae RIB40 DNA, chromosome 8 genome carries:
- a CDS encoding DUF3632 domain-containing protein (predicted protein) yields the protein MADCPSGSCRVRVLTREQKRQEFAYDPAGPQETWQDFKWRILNFTQEYIEHNWDLPFVEEGLHDLWDELIHVAKRHPADSAEHDRLITLILEVREWGTVTRKKKGASADEEPEQVILPNGQRLWVDIPYLVQEFQDAWMKESMGYTAAQREGLAALTARLCAVGVYPSELSCCALWLFKETFETERPLIRVEGEGNATNACVPVVELLPACHAWLKYNSFKLAMFTATNHDYPPPSTGDSVQASTAPGDLVPKSEFPCSGFSIPRWVFWRRRYKHFHHCGNEQIAKLARACFEEAMFRGTRIGIELPGEKYF
- a CDS encoding uncharacterized protein (predicted transporter (major facilitator superfamily)), translating into MSLIQALHCEIQPEKRVSAPALASPPSSYSEGPGQQAESRQITLNGNQPPETGQPVFERVPSHGTTQARRLTVTVLLILANLVQMTVNFAGIAGGSTLTSAMGVEGTYASWIGASYALTQGTFVLMSGRLGDVFGHRKLLLIGGAWLSLCVLVGAFCNNFFAFVTMRALAGVGGAFIMPNAVAMISSTNPPGRLRNLSLGFFAASAPLGGYCGAILLGAFLENTDWKWFFVFIAVTFVALWALAPYEPPVDRSGKIDWIGSALGTSSLILFNFVWNQAPSVGWSTPYEIALLPISLILFVSFLVWEKRFAAQPIMPLEIFKAPSFLTLLLVILLNYMAVGTLIWYQVLWLQEVWHWSPLHFAVGWTPFVVCATAAASLAAWLIPRLAAQWILAIGTVTILVSNALMATVPLQQSYWAQIFPSVVLFSFCPDFVYTAGQIIASNSVRRHQQGIAGSIIGTLNLYGNSLGLGFASTIEVQVARRFHNQITGYRAALYFGVTISAVALILDVCFVRLVKDEREGWEEEDLLAINEIELQGRAEATGAQLPAAPLRS
- a CDS encoding MOSC domain-containing protein (predicted protein); amino-acid sequence: MDESEAHLLRGICINVSVRHLHTIPDNIKIMSVNSVSLSGSHSVSKTAVPSITLIPNHGVKGDAHAGPTVQHRPLRNARPSDVNLRQVHLMQAEILQQVSKDPATGTKDIVLKPGQLGENITTQGIDLLSLPKDTRLLFVDGKASSQDAPTLRLTGLRNPGPQLDAMKKGLKDRFLVKDSRGVVIGYMAGVMSVVEKGGEIRPGMEIVVQKPATNLALNCI